From a region of the Oryza sativa Japonica Group chromosome 6, ASM3414082v1 genome:
- the LOC4340625 gene encoding G-type lectin S-receptor-like serine/threonine-protein kinase SD2-5, with protein MSANPNQSFDDFNKQASSNFNSFLAIVVVLSVVSIAGSVAIVYLVYRCVKKNGLPAVNINTNPTAAAAMYAVVPDSQIRDATVERFLKEIAGEKPIRFTAQQLAGFTNNYSARLGAGGFGTVYKGMLPNGLTVAVKRLHVGGHGDGWSTSQEQFMAEVGSVGRIHHINLVRLFGFCFDADVRALVYEYMDNGALDAYLFDRSRAVAVATRRAIAVGVARGLRYLHEECQHKIVHYDIKPGNVLLDGGLTPKVADFGLARLASRGDTHVSVSGMRGTPGYAAPEMWMQAGVTEKCDVYSFGVLLFEIVRRRRNLDDGGAPGSQQQWFPMLAWSKHEAGHLAEAIEGCDAMDKQERETVERMCKVAFWCVQQQPEARPPMSAVVRMLEGEVDIDAPPVNPFQHLVASPAAALRWTSTTDSAESDNSLRSGSRQSAEVIIPIGSLHC; from the exons ATGTCTGCTAATCCCAACCAGTCGTTCGACGATTTCAACAAGCAAGCCTCCAGCAATTTCAACTCCTTCCTAGCCATCGTCGTCG TGCTTTCAGTGGTGAGCATTGCTGGATCAGTCGCCATTGTTTACCTCGTGTACAGATGTGTCAAGAAGAATGGCCTCCCGGCCGTCAACATCAACAccaacccgacggcggcggcggcgatgtacGCCGTGGTGCCCGACTCCCAGATACGCGACGCCACCGTCGAGAGGTTTCTCAAAGAGATCGCCGGCGAGAAGCCCATCCGGTTCACGGCGCAGCAGCTGGCCGGATTCACGAACAACTACTCGGCCcggctcggcgccggcggcttcgGCACCGTGTACAAGGGCATGCTCCCGAACGGCCTCACGGTCGCCGTGAAGCGCCTCCAcgtcggcggccatggcgacgggTGGTCGACGTCGCAGGAGCAGTTCATGGCGGAGGTGGGCAGCGTCGGGAGGATTCACCACATCAACCTCGTCAGGCTGTTCGGCTTCTGCTTCGACGCCGACGTGCGCGCGCTGGTGTACGAGTACATGGACAACGGGGCGCTCGACGCCTACCTGTTCGACCggagccgcgccgtcgccgtcgcgacgcggcgcgccatcgccgtcggtgTCGCGAGGGGGCTCCGCTACCTCCACGAGGAGTGCCAGCACAAGATCGTGCACTACGACATCAAGCCCGGCAACGTCCTGCTCGACGGCGGCCTGACGCCCAAGGTGGCCGACTTCGGGCTGGCGCGGCTGGCGAGCCGCGGCGACACGCACGTCTCGGTGTCCGGCATGCGCGGCACCCCGGGCTACGCCGCGCCGGAGATGTGGATGCAGGCGGGCGTGACCGAGAAGtgcgacgtgtacagcttcggcgtgCTCCTGTTCGAGATtgtccgccggcggcggaacctcgacgacggcggcgcgccggggagCCAGCAGCAGTGGTTCCCGATGCTGGCGTGGAGCAAGCACGAGGCCGGACACCTCGCCGAGGCCATCGAGGGCTGCGACGCCATGGACAAGCAGGAGAGGGAGACGGTGGAGAGGATGTGCAAGGTGGCGTTCTGGTGCGTGCAGCAGCAGCCGGAGGCGAGGCCGCCGATGAGCGCCGTGGTGAGGATGCTGGAAGGGGAGGTGGACATCGACGCGCCGCCGGTGAACCCGTTCCAGCATTTGgtcgcgtcgccggcggctgcgCTTAGGTGGACAAGCACTACAGATTCAGCTGAAAGTGATAACTCATTGAGATCAGGGTCTCGTCAGTCTGCAGAGGTGATCATTCCAATTGGATCATTACATtgttaa
- the LOC9267163 gene encoding benzoate O-methyltransferase: MVNVECDLHMTSGEGEGSYAKYSRRQTIVTNETKPVIEKATIEVYKALLPKTMVIADLGCSTGPNTMLFMSNVINMIAHHCSKLDEHDHVELQFILNDLPGNDFNQLFRSLENIKNSTTTGHKGDLPPSYYISGLPKSYYSRLFPRQSVHLFHSSYSLHWLSQVPEGLEASGKSLLNQDVYISSTTSPLVVKLFQEQFQKDFSLFLQLRHEELVNGGRMVLIFLGRKDEDVYKGDLNHMYGFVTKALESLVGKGLLSKEKLESFNLPTYGPSVDKVKEIVTKSHMFDLDHIKLFEANWDPYDDSEGDVVLDGANSSLNISNLIRSVLESLIASHFGGNILDALFQEFRSLVAQHLKREKTKFALIVMSLKKIY, encoded by the exons ATGGTGAACGTCGAATGTGATTTACATATGACCAGTGGGGAAGGAGAAGGTAGCTATGCCAAGTACTCCAGGCGTCAG ACAATTGTTACAAATGAAACTAAGCCAGTCATCGAGAAAGCTACAATAGAAGTGTACAAGGCTCTTCTCCCGAAAACCATGGTCATTGCAGACTTAGGTTGCTCTACAGGACCAAATACAATGCTCTTCATGTCCAATGTCATCAACATGATAGCACACCACTGCAGTAAGTTGGATGAACATGATCATGTTGAACTTCAGTTCATCCTTAACGACCTACCAGGCAATGACTTCAACCAACTCTTTCGATCACTCGAAAATATCAAAAACTCAACTACAACAGGTCACAAGGGAGATTTACCTCCATCATATTATATATCCGGTTTGCCAAAATCCTATTACTCTAGACTTTTCCCACGACAAAGTGTTCATCTTTTCCACTCCTCCTACAGTCTTCACTGGCTTTCCCAG GTGCCTGAGGGACTAGAGGCTAGTGGAAAATCTCTCTTGAATCAGGATGTATACATCAGCTCCACCACATCACCATTAGTGGTGAAATTATTCCAAGAACAGTTCCAGAAGGACTTTTCCCTTTTCCTTCAGCTCCGCCATGAAGAACTAGTAAATGGAGGACGCATGGTGTTAATATTTCTCGGAAGGAAGGATGAGGATGTATATAAAGGAGATCTCAATCATATGTATGGATTTGTCACAAAGGCGTTAGAATCACTTGTTGGGAAG GGCCTGCTGAGCAAGGAAAAGTTGGAATCCTTCAACCTACCTACCTATGGGCCATCAGTTGACAAAGTGAAGGAAATTGTTACGAAAAGCCATATGTTCGACTTGGATCACATCAAACTCTTTGAGGCAAACTGGGATCCTTACGACGATTCAGAAGGTGATGTTGTTCTTGACGGTGCCAACAGCAGCCTGAATATCAGTAATCTCATTAGGTCAGTCCTGGAGTCCTTGATAGCAAGCCATTTTGGAGGAAACATACTCGATGCGTTGTTTCAAGAGTTTAGGTCCCTTGTGGCCCAGCACCTTAAGAGGGAGAAGACAAAGTTTGCACTTATCGTTATGTCCTTGAAGAAAATATACTAG